The proteins below come from a single Dermatophilaceae bacterium Soc4.6 genomic window:
- a CDS encoding HNH endonuclease has protein sequence MTEVMILNASYEPLGVVSVKHAIGMLVRQVAVVEEAIEGQMFGPYQRPRVVRLIRYVAAKWLYRDAGWSKRSVLKRDRHRCAYCAGKATTVDHVVPISRGGASSWLNTVASCSPCNNRKGDKSAPEAGLRLHWEPWVPRHVDLVA, from the coding sequence ATGACCGAGGTGATGATCCTCAACGCCTCCTACGAGCCCCTCGGCGTCGTCTCGGTCAAGCACGCGATCGGCATGCTCGTGCGCCAGGTCGCCGTGGTCGAGGAGGCCATCGAGGGCCAGATGTTCGGCCCCTACCAACGCCCGCGGGTCGTGCGCCTCATCCGATACGTCGCCGCCAAGTGGCTCTACCGCGATGCCGGATGGAGCAAGCGCAGCGTCCTCAAGCGCGATCGTCACCGCTGCGCCTACTGCGCGGGCAAGGCCACGACGGTCGACCACGTCGTGCCCATCTCGCGCGGCGGCGCCTCGTCGTGGCTCAACACCGTCGCGTCCTGCTCGCCCTGCAACAACCGCAAGGGTGACAAGAGCGCGCCCGAGGCGGGGCTGCGGCTGCACTGGGAGCCGTGGGTGCCGCGCCACGTCGACCTCGTGGCGTGA